The following DNA comes from Bos indicus isolate NIAB-ARS_2022 breed Sahiwal x Tharparkar chromosome 3, NIAB-ARS_B.indTharparkar_mat_pri_1.0, whole genome shotgun sequence.
GGAAGTTGAGCAACTTCGCAAAGAAGTTAAGTTGCAGAGACAGCAGGTGTCTAAATgttcagaagaaataaagaactatATTGAAGAACGTTCTAGAGAGGATCCTCTGGTGAAAGGAATTCCAGAAGACAAGAATCCCTTTAAAGAAAAAGGCAGCTGCATTATTTCATGAATAACTGGGGAGACACTTCCTCCTCAGTGGAAGAGGTCGTTTGTTGTCgttttccaaaataaa
Coding sequences within:
- the LOC109556958 gene encoding guanine nucleotide-binding protein G(I)/G(S)/G(O) subunit gamma-11, which translates into the protein MPALHIEDLPEKEKLKMEVEQLRKEVKLQRQQVSKCSEEIKNYIEERSREDPLVKGIPEDKNPFKEKGSCIIS